The following proteins are co-located in the Gloeocapsa sp. PCC 7428 genome:
- a CDS encoding Rne/Rng family ribonuclease: MPKQIIIAEQHNIAAVFSEDQIQELVVATGRHQIGDIYLGVVENVLPGIDAAFVNIGDTERNGFIHVTDLGPLKLKRTAGAITELLAPQQKVLVQVMKEPTGNKGPRLTGNITLPGRYVVLMPFGRGVNLSRRIKNENERNRLRALAILIKPAGMGLLVRTEAEGKPEEAIMEDLESLQRQWEAILQEAQSTRAPSLLNRDNDFIQRVLRDMYGADVNRIVVDSNTGLRRVKQYLINWSGGQAPQGLLIDHHRDRIPILEYFRINAAIREALKPRVDLPSGGYVIIEPTEALTVVDVNSGSFTRSATARETVLWTNCEAATEIARQLRLRNLAGVIIVDFIDMESRKDQLQVLEHFNKALKADKARPQIAQLSELGLVELTRKRQGQNIYELFGRPCPTCGGLGHLVHLPGESERDPIALRNGGERTMGETLRFAESRDYTTEPAADYNVEPGDNEIANLNILNHPSYQELGENNKNRRTRRRLIGRVEGPVKDEPRMPAAPINLVSDRDQDFEPESESAPSEVSLPIIGKNNWIERDRSARPTKPEPVKPAVVEPPEIVSVEMTPEEQEIYAMMGVSPLVHLNRSVKNSRSLIINVVLPGQAPSEVAKEEDVPVPASSESEPMTISAEVPSESFVTNTEDSSVATVTDEGDNGGGVVTRRRRRRSSAVERGEE, encoded by the coding sequence ATGCCAAAACAAATTATCATAGCGGAGCAGCATAATATTGCCGCAGTCTTTTCAGAAGACCAAATTCAAGAACTTGTCGTTGCTACAGGTCGGCACCAAATTGGTGATATTTATTTAGGTGTTGTCGAAAACGTCTTACCAGGTATTGACGCAGCATTTGTCAATATAGGTGATACAGAACGTAACGGTTTTATTCATGTCACTGACCTAGGACCACTCAAACTCAAGCGCACAGCAGGAGCAATTACAGAACTGTTGGCACCACAGCAGAAAGTTTTGGTGCAAGTGATGAAGGAGCCGACGGGAAATAAAGGACCGAGGTTAACAGGAAACATTACTTTACCAGGTCGGTATGTGGTGTTGATGCCGTTTGGACGCGGTGTGAATTTATCACGACGCATCAAAAATGAAAATGAGCGCAACCGCTTACGAGCTTTGGCAATTCTGATTAAACCAGCAGGTATGGGCTTACTGGTTCGCACCGAAGCCGAAGGCAAGCCAGAAGAAGCGATTATGGAAGATTTAGAGTCGCTACAACGGCAATGGGAGGCGATTTTACAAGAAGCGCAATCGACACGCGCCCCTTCACTTTTGAACCGAGATAATGATTTTATTCAGCGCGTCCTGCGCGATATGTATGGCGCGGATGTGAATCGAATTGTTGTCGATTCTAATACAGGGCTAAGGCGCGTCAAACAATACTTAATTAACTGGAGCGGGGGTCAAGCTCCACAGGGATTGTTAATCGACCATCACCGCGATCGCATCCCCATTTTAGAATACTTCCGCATCAACGCCGCAATTCGCGAAGCGCTTAAACCAAGAGTTGATTTGCCTTCGGGTGGGTACGTGATCATTGAACCGACCGAAGCTTTAACTGTTGTTGATGTAAACTCTGGGTCGTTCACGCGATCGGCAACAGCACGCGAAACCGTACTGTGGACAAACTGCGAAGCGGCAACCGAAATCGCGCGCCAACTGCGCTTACGTAATCTTGCAGGAGTAATTATTGTTGATTTCATCGATATGGAATCGCGCAAAGACCAATTGCAAGTGTTAGAACACTTTAACAAAGCGCTTAAAGCTGATAAAGCACGACCGCAGATTGCGCAGTTATCCGAGTTAGGGTTAGTTGAATTAACTCGTAAGCGCCAAGGACAAAACATTTACGAACTGTTTGGTCGCCCGTGTCCTACTTGTGGTGGATTGGGACATCTGGTGCATCTTCCAGGAGAATCGGAACGCGATCCGATCGCGTTGCGTAATGGGGGAGAACGAACTATGGGTGAAACACTGCGGTTCGCAGAATCGCGAGATTATACCACCGAACCAGCCGCAGATTATAATGTTGAACCAGGCGACAATGAAATTGCCAATCTCAATATTCTGAATCATCCTAGTTATCAAGAACTGGGAGAGAATAACAAAAATCGTCGGACTCGGCGGCGCTTGATTGGCAGAGTCGAAGGTCCTGTCAAAGATGAACCTCGGATGCCTGCTGCACCGATTAACTTAGTCAGCGATCGCGACCAAGATTTTGAACCAGAGTCTGAATCAGCGCCCTCAGAGGTATCGTTACCGATCATTGGCAAAAACAATTGGATCGAACGCGATCGCAGCGCTCGACCTACAAAACCAGAACCCGTAAAACCGGCTGTCGTCGAACCACCAGAGATTGTGTCGGTGGAAATGACCCCAGAAGAACAGGAAATTTATGCAATGATGGGTGTTTCTCCGTTGGTACACTTGAATCGGTCAGTTAAAAATTCGCGATCGCTGATTATTAACGTGGTACTACCTGGACAGGCTCCTTCAGAAGTTGCTAAGGAGGAAGATGTTCCTGTACCCGCATCATCAGAATCAGAACCAATGACAATCAGCGCAGAAGTGCCATCAGAATCTTTTGTCACCAATACTGAGGACTCTTCAGTTGCGACTGTGACCGATGAAGGTGATAATGGCGGAGGTGTTGTCACTCGCAGGCGTCGCCGTCGGTCTTCGGCAGTAGAAAGAGGTGAAGAATAA
- a CDS encoding ribonuclease HII — MKNDYINLDLDFALSNQHSISLAGVDEAGRGALFGPVVAAAVILPPAALPELAASQVRDSKQLSSYRRQQLAAKICTLAVDWRVGFASTAEIDNINILQASLLAMKRAVTKLKVQPELCLVDGNQAIKDLPIPQQTLVKGDERSLVIAAASIIAKVWRDDLIVRLAAKYPMYDLVANKGYGTARHLQALQQYGSSRLHRLSFRPCQMRAMATKELAE; from the coding sequence GTGAAAAACGATTATATTAACTTAGACCTTGACTTTGCACTCAGCAATCAACATTCAATTTCGCTGGCTGGGGTAGATGAAGCTGGACGCGGGGCGCTGTTTGGTCCAGTCGTAGCAGCAGCGGTCATTTTACCTCCGGCTGCCTTACCAGAATTAGCCGCAAGCCAAGTGCGCGATAGCAAACAACTATCGAGTTACCGCCGACAACAGTTAGCGGCAAAAATCTGTACGTTGGCTGTAGATTGGCGAGTCGGCTTTGCGTCTACAGCCGAAATTGACAATATCAATATTTTGCAAGCGTCACTCTTAGCAATGAAGCGGGCGGTGACTAAGCTTAAGGTTCAGCCAGAACTGTGTTTAGTTGATGGCAATCAGGCGATCAAGGATTTGCCAATACCGCAACAAACACTTGTCAAAGGCGACGAGCGATCGCTTGTTATTGCTGCTGCGAGTATTATCGCGAAGGTATGGCGCGACGATCTGATCGTGCGCCTCGCTGCTAAGTATCCGATGTATGACTTGGTAGCAAATAAAGGTTACGGTACGGCACGTCATCTGCAAGCACTGCAACAATATGGTTCTTCGCGATTGCATCGGTTGTCATTTCGTCCTTGTCAAATGAGGGCAATGGCAACTAAGGAACTTGCGGAATAA
- a CDS encoding DevA family ABC transporter ATP-binding protein produces the protein MNERNIVDIKNLNHYFGGKSIRSQVLSDINLEIKAGEVIIMTGPSGSGKSTLLTLIGGLRSVQEGSLKVLGRELYGASDDELVQVRRHIGFIFQSHNLLEFLTARQNVQMALELHNEPDRIAKAKAEAMLHAVKLGNRVNYYPSDLSGGQKQRVAIARALVSQPKLVLADEPTAALDSKSGRDVVDLMQQLAKEQGCAILMVTHDNRILDIADRTIYMEDGKLFKEVVL, from the coding sequence ATGAATGAAAGAAATATTGTTGACATCAAAAATCTCAATCATTACTTTGGTGGCAAATCGATACGTAGCCAAGTATTATCAGATATAAACTTGGAAATCAAAGCCGGAGAAGTTATTATAATGACAGGACCATCCGGCTCAGGAAAAAGTACTTTATTAACTTTGATTGGTGGTTTGCGTTCTGTTCAGGAAGGAAGTTTGAAAGTTTTAGGAAGGGAACTTTATGGCGCGAGTGACGATGAATTAGTTCAAGTACGGCGTCACATTGGCTTTATTTTTCAATCACATAACTTACTAGAGTTTTTAACAGCAAGACAAAATGTCCAAATGGCATTGGAATTGCACAACGAACCCGATCGCATCGCCAAAGCAAAAGCCGAAGCGATGCTTCATGCTGTTAAGTTAGGAAATCGCGTGAATTATTACCCTTCTGATTTATCAGGAGGACAAAAACAACGTGTTGCGATCGCGCGGGCTTTAGTCAGTCAACCCAAATTAGTTTTAGCCGACGAACCCACCGCTGCTTTAGACAGTAAATCAGGAAGAGATGTCGTTGACTTGATGCAGCAATTGGCTAAAGAACAAGGCTGTGCAATTTTGATGGTGACGCACGACAACCGCATTTTAGATATTGCCGATCGCACAATATATATGGAAGACGGTAAGTTATTCAAAGAAGTCGTGTTGTAA
- the bchH gene encoding magnesium chelatase subunit H → MQRIVLIAGFESFNADLYRKAALLAEERCPELAIEVFSDRDITARPDAVAAALAEAQVFFGSLLFDYDQVLWLRDRVEHIPIRLVFESALELMSLTRLGAFAIGDKPKGMPKPVKFILDKFSQGREEDRLAGYISFLKIGPKLLKFVPGQKVQDLRNWLIIYGYWNAGGVENVAALFWTLAQKYLGIKVGEIPPPVETPNMGLLHPDYQGYFESPREYLEWYQSRSQRSEVRGQSRVGILLYRKHVVTRQPYIPQLIRRFEEAGFIPLPIFINGVEGHVAVRDWMTTAYETAQRQSGNIETPSLSPEAVEVDAIVSTIGFPLVGGPAGSMEAGRQVEVAKRILSAKNVPYIVAAPLLIQDIYSWTRQGVGGLQSVVLYALPELDGAIDPVPLGGLVGEKIYLIPERVQRLIGRVKKWIALRQKPASQRKIAVILYGFPPGYGATGTAALLNVPRSLLKFLQALKEHGYTVGDLPADGEELIRQVKAADEDPSLGNVTNTRTLETWLGYLKTSWIEKHWKSLTSSGIKTYGDDFHIGGVQLGNVWIGVQPPLGIPGDPMRLMFERDLTPHPQYAAFYQWLQHEFQADAVVHFGMHGTVEWLPGSPLGNTGYSWSDILLGNLPHLYVYAANNPSESILAKRRGYGVLISHNVPPYGRAGLYKELVALRDLIAEYREDPEKNYALKAAICKKIVDTGIDADCPFEDAKRLGIAFTPENARMFSNAAFNHYLVQMYEYLQVLENRLFSSGLHTLGEAPTSEELASYLQAYFGEELSEEIIDAIAQGNTIEYGQGNALPQPHQKSHTSPQPHQKSYTLPQPHQKSYTLPQPHQKSHTSPQPHQKSYTLPQPHQKSYTLPQPHQKSHTSPQPHQKSYTLPQPHQKSYTLPQEALQIRDLLAQNTDEIANLLRGLNGEYIPPAPGGDLLRDGIGVLPTGRNIHALDPYRMPSPAAYERGKEIAQNIIAQHLQEHKTYPETIAVMLWGLDAIKTRGESLGILLELVGAEPVKEGTGRIVRYELKPLSEVGHPRIDVLGNLSGIFRDSFVNIIELLDDLFQRAATVDEPEEQNFIRKHYLALRSQGVENASARLFSNPAGDFGSMVNERVVDGNWESGDELGNTWRDRNVFSYGRQDKGQARPEVLTQLLQKCDRIVQEIDSVEYGLTDIQEYYANTGGLKKAAEKQRGKKVNASFVESFSKDTTPRNLDDLLRMEYRTKLLNPKWAEAMANQGSGGAFEISQRMTALIGWGGTADFSDSWVYDQAADTYALDPEMAEKLRKANPEAFRNIVGRMLEAHGRGFWQADAEKLEKLRELYELADEELEGVTI, encoded by the coding sequence ATGCAACGCATTGTTTTGATTGCGGGGTTTGAATCGTTCAATGCTGACTTGTACCGCAAAGCAGCACTGTTAGCAGAAGAACGCTGTCCAGAGTTAGCCATTGAGGTATTTAGCGATCGCGATATCACAGCAAGACCCGATGCAGTCGCCGCCGCGCTGGCAGAGGCCCAAGTGTTTTTTGGTAGTCTACTATTTGATTACGACCAAGTTTTGTGGCTGCGCGATCGCGTTGAACATATTCCGATTCGCCTTGTTTTTGAATCAGCACTCGAATTAATGAGTTTAACGCGCCTGGGGGCGTTTGCGATCGGTGATAAGCCCAAAGGAATGCCCAAGCCGGTAAAGTTCATCTTAGATAAATTTAGTCAAGGACGCGAAGAAGATCGCCTCGCTGGATATATTAGCTTTTTAAAAATTGGACCCAAACTCCTCAAATTCGTTCCTGGGCAAAAAGTTCAAGACCTGCGCAACTGGCTGATTATTTACGGGTACTGGAATGCAGGCGGTGTAGAAAACGTTGCTGCCTTATTTTGGACACTCGCACAAAAGTATTTAGGTATCAAAGTTGGTGAGATTCCACCACCTGTGGAAACACCCAACATGGGATTGCTGCATCCTGATTATCAAGGTTACTTTGAATCTCCGCGCGAGTATCTTGAATGGTATCAAAGTAGAAGTCAGAGGTCAGAGGTCAGAGGTCAGAGTCGTGTAGGAATATTGTTATATCGAAAGCACGTTGTTACGCGACAGCCGTATATTCCACAGTTGATTCGCCGTTTTGAAGAGGCAGGATTCATTCCATTGCCAATTTTTATCAATGGTGTCGAAGGTCATGTCGCAGTCCGTGACTGGATGACGACCGCGTATGAAACTGCACAACGACAGTCGGGGAATATTGAAACTCCTTCGTTATCACCGGAAGCTGTAGAAGTTGATGCGATCGTCTCGACAATTGGCTTTCCGTTAGTCGGTGGTCCCGCAGGTTCGATGGAAGCAGGACGACAGGTGGAAGTCGCAAAGCGAATTTTGAGTGCAAAAAATGTACCGTATATTGTTGCTGCACCGTTACTCATTCAAGATATTTATTCGTGGACACGCCAAGGTGTAGGGGGATTGCAAAGTGTCGTGTTATATGCATTGCCAGAACTTGATGGCGCGATTGATCCGGTTCCCTTGGGTGGATTGGTAGGCGAGAAGATTTATTTAATTCCCGAACGCGTACAGCGGTTGATTGGCAGGGTCAAAAAATGGATTGCTTTGCGTCAAAAGCCAGCGAGTCAGCGCAAGATTGCGGTTATTTTGTATGGTTTTCCTCCTGGTTATGGCGCAACAGGAACTGCCGCTTTATTGAATGTACCGCGATCGCTCCTGAAATTTCTCCAAGCGTTGAAAGAGCATGGCTACACTGTTGGAGACTTACCCGCAGATGGCGAAGAATTAATTCGTCAGGTGAAAGCCGCTGATGAAGATCCATCCCTAGGCAATGTTACAAATACTCGCACTTTAGAAACGTGGCTTGGTTATCTCAAAACATCTTGGATAGAAAAACATTGGAAATCATTAACAAGTAGTGGTATCAAAACCTATGGCGATGATTTTCATATTGGTGGCGTACAACTTGGTAACGTTTGGATTGGCGTACAGCCTCCACTCGGAATTCCTGGCGATCCGATGCGGCTAATGTTTGAGCGGGACTTGACACCGCATCCACAATATGCAGCATTTTATCAATGGTTGCAGCATGAATTTCAAGCTGATGCGGTTGTTCACTTTGGGATGCATGGCACAGTCGAATGGTTGCCTGGTTCGCCGTTGGGAAATACTGGTTACTCGTGGTCAGATATTTTATTGGGTAACTTGCCACATTTATATGTATATGCAGCGAATAATCCTTCAGAATCGATTTTGGCAAAGCGTCGGGGGTATGGTGTCTTAATATCGCACAATGTTCCGCCTTACGGTCGGGCAGGGTTGTATAAAGAATTAGTCGCATTACGGGATTTAATTGCAGAGTACCGCGAAGATCCTGAAAAGAATTATGCTTTGAAAGCAGCGATTTGCAAGAAAATTGTCGATACAGGAATCGATGCCGATTGTCCATTTGAGGATGCAAAACGCTTAGGCATTGCGTTTACACCAGAAAATGCACGGATGTTTAGTAACGCGGCATTCAACCATTACTTAGTGCAAATGTATGAATATTTACAAGTACTAGAAAACCGCTTATTTTCCTCAGGATTGCATACACTAGGAGAAGCACCAACCTCCGAAGAATTAGCAAGCTACCTTCAAGCTTACTTCGGCGAAGAATTATCCGAAGAGATAATAGATGCGATCGCACAAGGCAATACCATCGAGTACGGGCAAGGCAATGCCTTGCCCCAACCTCACCAAAAATCTCATACCTCGCCCCAACCTCACCAAAAATCTTATACCTTGCCCCAACCTCACCAAAAATCTTATACCTTGCCCCAACCTCACCAAAAATCTCATACCTCGCCCCAACCTCACCAAAAATCTTATACCTTGCCCCAACCTCACCAAAAATCTTATACCTTGCCCCAACCTCACCAAAAATCTCATACCTCGCCCCAACCTCACCAAAAATCTTATACCTTGCCCCAACCTCACCAAAAATCTTATACCTTGCCTCAAGAAGCTTTACAAATCCGCGATCTCTTAGCACAAAATACTGATGAGATCGCAAACCTACTTAGGGGACTCAATGGCGAATACATTCCGCCTGCGCCTGGTGGTGACTTGTTACGCGATGGAATTGGTGTTTTACCAACAGGGCGCAATATTCACGCGCTAGATCCTTACCGAATGCCATCACCAGCAGCGTACGAACGCGGCAAAGAAATCGCGCAAAATATCATTGCCCAACACCTGCAAGAACACAAAACATATCCTGAAACGATCGCTGTAATGTTGTGGGGATTAGATGCAATTAAAACACGGGGTGAATCGTTGGGAATTCTCTTAGAACTTGTTGGCGCTGAACCCGTCAAAGAAGGAACTGGAAGAATTGTGCGCTACGAGTTGAAACCTTTATCGGAAGTAGGACATCCTCGAATTGATGTATTAGGAAATCTTTCAGGGATTTTCCGCGATAGCTTTGTGAATATTATCGAACTACTCGACGATTTATTTCAACGCGCCGCAACGGTAGACGAACCAGAAGAGCAAAACTTTATTCGCAAGCATTATTTAGCCCTGCGATCGCAAGGAGTTGAAAACGCTTCGGCACGGTTATTTTCTAATCCAGCGGGCGATTTTGGTTCAATGGTGAATGAAAGAGTTGTTGATGGTAACTGGGAATCGGGTGATGAGTTGGGGAATACTTGGCGCGATCGCAATGTCTTTAGTTACGGTAGACAAGATAAAGGTCAAGCACGACCGGAAGTATTGACCCAATTATTGCAAAAGTGCGATCGCATTGTGCAGGAAATTGATTCGGTAGAATACGGTCTGACTGATATTCAAGAATACTATGCTAATACGGGTGGCTTAAAAAAGGCAGCAGAAAAGCAACGCGGAAAGAAAGTCAACGCCAGTTTTGTCGAAAGCTTCTCGAAAGATACAACTCCGCGAAATTTAGATGATTTATTACGGATGGAATACCGCACAAAGTTACTTAATCCCAAGTGGGCGGAAGCAATGGCAAATCAAGGTTCTGGCGGTGCGTTTGAGATTTCCCAACGGATGACAGCTTTGATTGGTTGGGGCGGTACTGCTGATTTTAGCGATTCTTGGGTTTATGACCAAGCGGCGGATACGTATGCACTCGATCCAGAAATGGCTGAGAAATTACGCAAGGCAAATCCTGAAGCTTTTCGTAATATTGTTGGCAGAATGTTAGAAGCCCACGGGCGAGGTTTTTGGCAAGCTGATGCAGAGAAACTAGAAAAATTGCGAGAGTTGTATGAATTAGCTGATGAGGAATTAGAAGGTGTAACGATTTAG
- the devC gene encoding ABC transporter permease DevC, which produces MLLKIPLAWLQLARQRVRFIVALAGIAFVVVLMFMQLGFQDALYESATQVHQKLKGDLFIISSQYKSLTSQQSFPRSRLYQVLGFEGVESVSPLYVQFSKFKNPENGEKNPIYVLGVDPAFPAFDLPEVAQNLDVLKFPNRVLFDQASRPEFGPVVENFHQNEPVSVEIFPYNGTVGYQVNVGGLFTLGPSFGVDGNLIVNYATILRVFQDRTPDRIDIGIVTLKPGADVKQMQAALTKILPNDVKVFTRREYMAFEKDYWSVRTPIGFVFSLMVFMGFVVGVVVVYQILYSNISNHLMEYATLKAMGFKNKYLLDVVFQQALLLAILGYIPGLIVSYGLYDIASNATQLPVIMSPNKLLAVLVSATLMCFTSGFFSIGKLRSADPADIF; this is translated from the coding sequence ATGCTGCTCAAAATTCCTTTAGCCTGGTTACAACTAGCACGGCAAAGAGTACGTTTCATTGTAGCTTTGGCAGGTATTGCTTTTGTCGTTGTCTTGATGTTCATGCAACTTGGCTTTCAAGATGCACTTTATGAGAGTGCGACACAAGTCCATCAAAAACTCAAAGGCGATTTATTTATCATTAGTTCGCAATACAAATCGCTGACATCTCAACAAAGCTTTCCGCGATCGCGTCTGTATCAAGTCCTTGGTTTTGAAGGAGTTGAGTCAGTTAGTCCACTCTACGTGCAATTTTCTAAATTCAAAAACCCTGAAAACGGCGAAAAAAATCCTATTTATGTTTTAGGTGTTGACCCAGCATTTCCCGCTTTTGATCTTCCCGAAGTTGCACAAAATCTCGACGTTCTCAAGTTTCCCAACCGAGTTTTATTTGACCAAGCTTCAAGACCTGAGTTTGGTCCTGTTGTTGAAAATTTTCATCAGAATGAACCTGTTTCTGTTGAAATATTTCCTTATAACGGAACTGTTGGTTATCAAGTCAATGTCGGCGGACTATTTACATTAGGTCCTTCGTTTGGAGTTGATGGAAATTTGATTGTCAACTATGCAACAATTTTAAGAGTTTTTCAAGACCGAACCCCAGACCGAATTGATATTGGTATAGTCACGCTAAAACCAGGTGCTGACGTCAAGCAAATGCAAGCCGCTTTAACTAAGATTTTACCCAACGATGTCAAAGTTTTTACGCGCCGCGAGTACATGGCTTTTGAAAAAGATTATTGGTCAGTGAGAACTCCCATAGGTTTTGTTTTCAGTTTGATGGTGTTCATGGGCTTTGTTGTTGGTGTCGTTGTTGTTTACCAGATTTTATACAGTAATATTTCCAATCACTTAATGGAATATGCAACCCTAAAAGCAATGGGATTTAAAAATAAATATCTACTTGATGTTGTATTTCAACAAGCATTACTGTTAGCAATTTTGGGCTATATTCCAGGACTTATTGTTTCTTATGGTTTGTACGATATTGCTAGCAATGCAACTCAATTACCAGTGATCATGAGTCCAAATAAATTATTGGCAGTGTTAGTTTCGGCTACGCTTATGTGCTTTACTTCAGGATTCTTTTCAATTGGAAAACTACGTTCAGCCGACCCAGCAGATATTTTTTAA
- a CDS encoding DUF1997 domain-containing protein, whose protein sequence is MSTRFSASQAVEIVVPEQPIPIQHYLRQPQRLVNALVDPSRVEHLSSERFRLTMRPLTFMTLSIQPTVDIKVWAEANGTIYLQSQGCEIRGVDYINQRFALNLKGYLSPCQVGSNTGLHGNADLEVQVELPPPLWLTPKPILETAGNGLLKSVLLTIKQRLQHQLLADYYAWASDTEDTDAGLIIPQVP, encoded by the coding sequence ATGTCTACTCGGTTTAGTGCTTCCCAAGCAGTCGAAATTGTTGTTCCCGAACAACCAATTCCTATTCAACATTATTTGCGACAGCCGCAGCGTCTTGTTAATGCTTTAGTCGATCCTAGTCGAGTTGAGCATTTAAGTTCTGAGCGTTTTCGCTTGACTATGCGTCCGCTGACCTTTATGACACTGAGTATTCAACCAACAGTAGACATTAAAGTGTGGGCAGAAGCTAATGGCACAATTTATTTACAGTCCCAAGGCTGTGAAATTCGGGGAGTTGACTACATCAACCAACGTTTTGCGCTAAACCTCAAAGGCTATTTATCTCCATGCCAAGTCGGAAGTAACACAGGTTTACACGGAAACGCTGATTTAGAAGTTCAAGTAGAGTTACCACCGCCATTGTGGTTAACGCCCAAGCCAATCTTAGAGACGGCAGGTAATGGTTTACTTAAGAGCGTACTATTAACGATTAAACAAAGACTTCAACATCAATTGCTAGCAGATTACTATGCTTGGGCAAGTGATACGGAAGATACCGACGCTGGTTTAATTATTCCGCAAGTTCCTTAG
- a CDS encoding ABC exporter membrane fusion protein, giving the protein MVQKKREREIKDQWLIGVVALLTILNGIFSIYNLTRFRASAPSVVTTTENPTPVRIAVTGLGRLEPQGEVIRLSPPTSAQSARVSQILVQEGDRVQAGQIIAILDTYEPRRAALIAAQQQVKIAKAQLARVQAGAQTGQIDAQRATIARLEAELQGEIPAQQATIARLEAELNNAQAEYRRYQNLYQEGAISASLFDSKRLPVATLQQQLNEARATLNRTTSSYREQISQARATLAATSEVRPVDVQVAQAEVDGAIAAVTQAQADLNLSYVRAPKDAQVLNIHTRPGEIVSNRGIAELGQTNQMYAVAEIYETDIAKVRLGQKATITSSALSDTLSGEVTHIGLQVNSQEVLSTNPTANTDNRVVEVRIRIDNPEDNQRVAGLTNLQVQVAINI; this is encoded by the coding sequence ATGGTTCAGAAGAAACGTGAGCGAGAAATAAAGGATCAGTGGTTGATTGGTGTAGTTGCGCTTTTGACTATACTCAATGGGATTTTCTCAATTTATAATTTGACAAGATTTAGGGCAAGCGCTCCGAGTGTCGTTACCACTACAGAGAATCCTACTCCAGTAAGAATTGCGGTGACTGGGTTAGGACGTTTAGAGCCACAAGGCGAAGTCATTCGCTTATCACCGCCAACGTCAGCCCAAAGCGCGCGAGTATCGCAAATTTTAGTTCAAGAAGGCGATCGCGTTCAAGCCGGACAAATCATTGCGATTCTTGATACCTACGAACCGCGACGAGCAGCTTTAATTGCCGCCCAGCAGCAAGTTAAAATTGCCAAAGCACAGCTAGCAAGAGTTCAAGCAGGCGCACAAACCGGACAAATCGACGCTCAACGCGCTACAATCGCGCGCTTAGAAGCTGAGTTACAAGGAGAAATACCAGCACAACAAGCCACGATCGCGCGCTTAGAAGCGGAGTTGAATAATGCTCAAGCTGAGTATCGGCGTTATCAAAACTTATATCAAGAAGGCGCAATTTCGGCTTCTTTATTTGATAGTAAACGCTTACCCGTCGCCACCCTACAGCAGCAACTCAACGAAGCCCGCGCTACTTTAAATCGGACAACATCAAGTTACCGCGAACAAATTAGCCAAGCAAGAGCCACCTTAGCCGCAACCTCCGAAGTGCGCCCAGTGGATGTGCAAGTCGCCCAAGCAGAAGTTGACGGTGCGATCGCCGCAGTCACTCAAGCCCAAGCTGATCTAAACTTATCGTATGTCCGCGCGCCCAAGGATGCCCAAGTGCTAAACATCCATACTCGCCCTGGAGAAATTGTCAGTAATCGAGGCATCGCGGAACTCGGTCAAACAAACCAAATGTACGCCGTAGCCGAAATCTATGAAACTGATATTGCTAAAGTTCGTCTAGGACAAAAAGCAACAATTACGAGCAGCGCTTTGTCTGACACTCTCAGTGGAGAAGTCACTCACATTGGGTTACAAGTCAATTCGCAAGAAGTTTTAAGTACTAACCCAACCGCTAATACAGACAATCGAGTTGTTGAAGTCAGAATTCGCATCGATAACCCAGAGGATAACCAAAGAGTTGCTGGTTTAACAAACTTACAAGTTCAAGTCGCAATTAACATTTAA